DNA from Mycolicibacterium alvei:
ACGGCCGTCCTGAGATCTTCGTGATCGGAGACCTGGCGGGCCGCGAGAATCTGCCGGGTGTCGCTGAGAACGCGATGCAGGGCGGGCTCCACGTCGCCTCGTGCGTCCGCCGGGAACTCGACGGCAAACCCCGGCGGCCGTTCCGCTACCGGGACCTCGGTTCGGCGGCCTACATCGCCCGCCGCCAGGCACTGCTACAGGTCGGCCCGGTCAAGCTTGCCGGCTTCTTCGGTTGGCTGGCCTGGGGTTTCATCCATATTGCCTTCCTCACCGGCGTGCGCAACCGGGTCAGCACGGTGACCACCTGGCTGACCACCATCGCCCGCGAGAACCGAGGGCACCGCGCGTTCATGCTCGGTGCCGCCGGCCTGCCCGAGCAGCGCTATACGTGGACCACCTGGGATGCGCCGACACCGCCGCCTGAGCTGCCGCCGAACGGAAACGACCGCTAGCACCTGCTGCCGATCGCCAACGGATCGACGTCGAAACCGAATTCCCGCAGTCCGGGGATATTCGGTCGCACGACCGGGCTGCCGGCGGCCAAGACCAGCCGGTCGTAACCCATGACGATGTCATGTAGGGGGTCGCCGACATCGCCGGGCAGCCGGGCTGCGTTCGGCCGACGGTGCGCGAACACCAAGGTCACTGTGCGACGATGCACGGACCGCCCGGTACTCGCCGCGTTTCCCGAGCGGCAGTTTTGGGCGGGAGTAACCGAGAGGACGGCCGGATTGATCACCGACGCGCACTGCGCCACGCTGCCCGGCACACGGGCGAAGCTCGCGATCGCAGGCCTGACCGTCGCAGGCGCCATGCTGGTCGGCGCCGGCCATGCAGCAGCAGATCCGATAGTCCCCGATCCCGGGCCCGCGTCCGTGGATCCAGCGCCGCCGCCCGCGCCGGCCGGCCCGCCACAGGTACCGGAGATCGCCAACCCCGTGTACGGCTCGGGGCAGTACGGTTCCGGTCCGATCGGCACACTGCGCGATCTGTGGCACCAGGCCCGCGACCCGCAAGGGTTCCAGGGCGCCGCGGAAGCACCCCAGGGTGCGGTCGCGCCCCCGCCGGGCGCCGGCCCGCCACCTCCCTTGCCGCCGGGGTACGTCTCGATCAACGCCCCCGGCTCGGAGACACCGGCCACGGCGCCGGTACCCGGCAGCGGTCCCGCCGGCCCGGCGTTGCCACCTGGCTATTACTCGCTCAACGGTCCGCCGCCGCCCGGGTACGAGTACAACGCGCCGGGTCAGCAGCCGGCGCCGCCGGCTGCTGCTACGCCGTAACCGGGCGCCCCAAGACGTGGCGCAGCGCCTGATCCAGGTGCGGATAGCGGAAATGGTGTTCGGCGGCGGTCAGGACCGCGGGAACCGCCCGTTGGCTGGCGCATGCCAGTTCACGGGCACCCTGGTCGCCCAGCAGTAACCGTGGCCCGAGCGTCGGCACCGGCAGAACCGTCGGACGATGCAGAACGTGGCCGAGCGTGTCGGTGTATTCCGCATTGCGCACCGGCTCTGGTGCCACGGCGTTGACCGGGCCGGATAGTTGTTCGTCCCACAACGCGCGGTGGTAGACGTCAACCAGGTCGTCGATCCCGATCCAGGGCAGCCACTGTTGTCCGTCGCCGATGCGGCCGCCGAGCCCGGCCGTGAACAAGGGCCGCAGCAGTCGCAGGGTGCCGCCACTCGGGGACTGCACGATCCCGGTCCGGACACGCACTACCCGGACACCGGAGCGTTCGGCGGGGGCCAGCGCCTCCTCCCAGTCGGCCACGACGTCGGCCAGGAAACCGTCACCGCGTTCGCTGGTCTCGGTGAGAACCTCGTCGGCGCGGTCGTATCCGTAGAGGCCGACCGCCGACGCGCTGACCACGACCTTCGGGCCGCCCTCGGTCTCGGCGATGAGTTCGGCGAGCCGGCGGGTCGGCTCGATGCGGCTGTCGCGAATCGCGCGGCGGTGCCCTTCGGTGAACCGGCCGGCGATCGACGCGCCGGCCAGGTGGATGACCGCGTCGACCCCGGCGAAGAGTTCCGGATGGGGAGCATCCGGATTCCATTGCCGCTCATCAGGTTTCGTTGTGGCGTGGCGGACCAGCCGGATCACCTGGTGGCCGCCGGTGCTCAAGAACGCGGTCAACGCCGAACCGACCAGCCCGGACGCGCCGGTAACGGCGACGATCAGGGGTGTCAACCCGTGCGCCCGGGCGCGCTGATGGGCGGCGAGGTCGTCAGCCAACTGGCGATGGCGGTAGGCGAACATCGGCCGCAGGAACTGACCGGGAATCGGGGTCTCCACCCGGTCGACCATGCGTGTGTGGGTGGCGTCGATGGCCTCGAAATCATGAATGTGCTTCCAGCGCATCGCCAGTGCCGCCGGCAGTGAGGCCGGCCCGCCACTGGCGATCTTGTCGACGAAGCGCCGTGGTGGGTCGTAGGCGTCGGCCTGGTGCTGGGCCACCCACCGCAATCCGCCGGGCAGCGCGAGTTCGGCACGGCCGTCACGCAGCGAGGCGGCCTCGGATTTGAGCTTCATCGATTGCCACGGCGGTGACAGTCGGGCGAACGCGCCGGGTCGGCGGTGCCAGCCGAAGACCTCGTCGCGTGGGGCGTCGATGACGCTGGAGTACAGCAATCCCATCGATCGACGTTACCTGTCCACAATATCGTTGCTCCAACGGTATCGATATCTGTAATAGTGTCTGCACTTGCCTGAAGGTCGGACGAGAGGTGTATCTGTGGAGCTCACTGCGACGACGCCATACTTTGTGAGCAGCGATGACGGGTTCGTACCCAACACGATCGCGCACGGAGGCTGGGGGCCGACCCTGGGCGGTCAGGTGGTCGGTGGTCTCCTGGCCCGTGCCGTGGAAGAACTCGTCACCGACGAGGACCTGCAGCCGGCGCGATTCACCGTGGAAATACTGCGTCGGGTCGCAAGCGCTTCGGTTTGTGTCACCGCGTCGGTGGTGAGGGCAGGCTCGCGGATGCAGGCGGTCGACGCGGCGATGACCCAGGGCGGTGAGCTGGTGGCCCGTGCCTCGGCGCTGTATCTGCGGCGCGGCGCCCAACCCGAGGGGGAGTTCTGGAGCACGTCGATCGACCTGCCACCGCTACCCGAGCAGCCGGCGGATTTCGACGACAACGTACCCATGTTCATCCGGCCCTATGGGCCGGATGCTGAATCGACGGGTGAGGGTTTTCCGTGGCAGCAGTGCGGGCCCCGGTACGCATGGCTGCGCGAGGTCCGCGAGTTGGTTGCCGGCGAAGCGCTCACACCGTTCGTCCGGACGGCGCTGGCGGTTGACGTCACGAGTTCGATGGGCAATTTCAGTTCGGCCGGGTTGGCCTTCATCAACGCGGACTACACGCTGGCGTTGAGCCGGTTGCCGGTCGGCCCCTACATCGGTATGGCGGCGTTGACCCACACCAGCGCTGAGGGGGTAGCCACCTGTAGTGCGTGCCTGTACGACCCGTCGGGCCCGATCGGCACCGGGTTGTCCACCGCGATCGCCAATTTCAACTTCAGCCCGAACGGCTCGGGTTAGGCGCGGCGCAGGATCGCCACCAGGAAGTCCGAGTCTTCGGTGAATGGCCGGAGATCCCAGGTGGACAGCAACAGGTCGGTGGCGAACCCGGCCGCAGCCGCGTCGTCGAAGAACTGACCGAACTCGTATTCGCGGCCGGCTCCGAATCCGATCACCGCGCGGCCATCGTCGGCGAGATGCGCGTGCAGGCGCGTCAGAACCTGTACCCGGGTGCTCGGGGCGAGGAAGGTCATCACGTTTCCCGCCGACACGATGACGTCGAACGGGTCGGCGATACCGCGTGCCGGCAGGTCGAGTTCGGCGAGATCGCCGACGAGCCAGCGCGGACCGGGACGGTCGTTCTCGGCCGCTTCGATCAGTACCGGGTCGACGTCGACACCGACCACCTGGTGCCCGGCCTCGGCGAGGTATCCACCCACCCGGCCGGGACCACAGCCGGCGTCCAGGATGCGGGCATTGCGTGCCGACAGCGCGTCGACCAGACGGGCCTCGCCGGCCAGGTCCTCACCAGCGCGCTCCATGGCGCGAAAGCGTTCGACGTACCAATCCGAATGTCCGGGATCCGCCGCCACTTTTTGCATCCAGATGCTCCGCTCGACCATAGGAGCATTGTGACAAGTCGGTCCCGGGCGCCGGTGGGCGGTGTGACTCAGCCTTGAGCGTCGAGGATCTTGATCGCGAAGACCAACGAGTCGCCGGGCTGGATGCCCGCGGCCGGCTGCCCCTCGGGGTAACCGTCGGCAGAGGTCATCGCGACGGCCACCGTGGAGCCGACCTTCTGTCCCGAGATGGCCTTCTGGAAGCCGGGCACCACGCCGTTGAGGGGGAAGTCGACCGGTTCGCCGCGCTGGTAGCTGCTGTCGAACACCGATCCGTCACGTCCGTTGACACCCATGTAGCACACCGAGACGTTCGCTGACGGCCCGACGACCGGTCCGTCCCCGGCCTTCAGGGTGTGGACCTGGGTCTCGGCCACGGTGAAGGGTCCGGTCACCTTCACCACCGGAGCGGCCGCGTCGGTGGACCCGGTGACCGCGACGCTTCCGGTAGCCCCGGACAGCGTCCATTCGGGGGTCCCTTCGCCCTGCGGCGCCGTCGTCGGGCAGGTGCTGGCCTCGGTGGCAGTCTCGGCGATGGAGGGCGTGAGCACCTCAGCGACCGATGGCGTGCTCGTCGAAGACGAGGCCGCGGAGGTGTCCGTGTCGGAGCCGCAGGCGGCAAGCGCCATGGTCAACGTCGCGGCACAGGCCACGAGCGCAACGGAGGAGGGCACGCGAGAGTAGTTCATGCTTGGCCACGCTACAGCGGGTCGGGGTGGTGCCTGGCGATAGCCCGTCCGGGTCACCCTGCCGACAACCGCTTCGCGATCTCTGCATACCGTTCGAAACGTTCGGGCCCGCCTCGACGTACACGGCGCGAGCGTCGGTGAGTGTGCCCGCCGGGAACGCGTAATGCCTTAGAAATCAACCATTTCGCGCTGTCGGTCGCGAGCCTAGACTTGTTGGCATCAGGGCAACCGGCGTCGTTACCCAGGCGCTGGGACCGGGGGGCGTTGCAACTGAGGGAGGGGACATGGTCAGGATTCACACGGTCGTGCCGGGGGAAACGCTGTCAGCGTTGGCATTGCGGTTCTACGGGGATGCCGAACGGTATCGACTGATCGCCGCGGCCAGCGGGATACCCGATCCCAACGTCATCCAGGTGGGCCAACGGCTGCTCTTTCCCGACTACACGCGATACCCAGTGGCTCCGGGGGATACGTTGTCGCGCTTGGCGTCGCGCTTCTATGGACAGGCCGATCTGTCGCGGCTGATCGCCACCGCCAGCGGCCTCGCCCCCGATGCGGCCATCAATCCCGGTCAGCAACTGATCATCCCGGAACTGAGAAAATACTCGGTTGCCCCCGGAGATACGTTGTCGGCGTTGGCATCACGCTTCTACGGTGACGCATCGTTCTATCCACCGATCGCCGGCGTGAACGGCATCCCCGACCCGGGCGCAATAAACCCCGGGCAGACATTGGTGATATTCACCGGGCGCGGCGACGGATTCGGCCTGCGGATCGTGGACCGCAACGAGAACGATCCCCGCCTGTGGTACTACCGTTTCCAGACCGCGGCCATCGGTTGGAACCCCGGCGTCAACGTCCTGCTTCCCGACGATTACCACACCAGCGGGCGGACCTATCCGGTGCTCTACATGTTCCACGGCGGCAACGACGATTTCCGCTCGTTCGACTTCATGGGCATCCGCGACTGGACCGCCGGGAAGCCGATCATCGTGGTGATGCCCGATGGCGGGCATGCCGGCTGGTATTCCAACCCGGTCACCTCATTCGTCGGACCGCGGAACTGGGAGACATTCCACATCGCCCAGCTGCTGCCCTGGATCGAGGCGAACTTCCGGACATACGCCGAGTACGACGGCCGGGCGGTCGGCGGATTCTCGATGGGCGGCTTCGGTGCGCTGAAATACGCGGCCAAGTACTACGGCCACTTCGCGTCGGTCAGTGCCCATTCGGGCCCGGCGAGCCTGCGCCGCGATTTCGGCCTCGTCGTGCACTGGGCGAATATCACGTCGGCGGTTCTCGATCTGGCCGGCGGCACGGTCTATGGCGCCCCCCTCTGGGATCAGGCCAGGGTCAGTGCCGACAACCCGGTCGAGCGGATCGAGAGCTACCGCAACAAGCGCGTCTTCCTTGTCGCGGGGACCAGTCCGGATCCGATCAACTGGTTCGACAGCGCCAACGAGACCGAGGTGCTGGCCGGCCAGCGCGAGTTCCGCGGACTGCTGGATCACGCCGGAATCCCGTATGAAGCGCATGAGGTGCCCGGGGGCCATGTCTTCCGTCCCGACATGTTCTTCATCGACCTCGACGGGATCATCGCCCGGTTACGCCCCGCAGCCGTAACGAATAATCCGATGTAACACCAACCACTTCTACCTCA
Protein-coding regions in this window:
- a CDS encoding class I SAM-dependent methyltransferase, which gives rise to MVERSIWMQKVAADPGHSDWYVERFRAMERAGEDLAGEARLVDALSARNARILDAGCGPGRVGGYLAEAGHQVVGVDVDPVLIEAAENDRPGPRWLVGDLAELDLPARGIADPFDVIVSAGNVMTFLAPSTRVQVLTRLHAHLADDGRAVIGFGAGREYEFGQFFDDAAAAGFATDLLLSTWDLRPFTEDSDFLVAILRRA
- a CDS encoding TIGR01777 family oxidoreductase; its protein translation is MGLLYSSVIDAPRDEVFGWHRRPGAFARLSPPWQSMKLKSEAASLRDGRAELALPGGLRWVAQHQADAYDPPRRFVDKIASGGPASLPAALAMRWKHIHDFEAIDATHTRMVDRVETPIPGQFLRPMFAYRHRQLADDLAAHQRARAHGLTPLIVAVTGASGLVGSALTAFLSTGGHQVIRLVRHATTKPDERQWNPDAPHPELFAGVDAVIHLAGASIAGRFTEGHRRAIRDSRIEPTRRLAELIAETEGGPKVVVSASAVGLYGYDRADEVLTETSERGDGFLADVVADWEEALAPAERSGVRVVRVRTGIVQSPSGGTLRLLRPLFTAGLGGRIGDGQQWLPWIGIDDLVDVYHRALWDEQLSGPVNAVAPEPVRNAEYTDTLGHVLHRPTVLPVPTLGPRLLLGDQGARELACASQRAVPAVLTAAEHHFRYPHLDQALRHVLGRPVTA
- a CDS encoding thioesterase family protein: MELTATTPYFVSSDDGFVPNTIAHGGWGPTLGGQVVGGLLARAVEELVTDEDLQPARFTVEILRRVASASVCVTASVVRAGSRMQAVDAAMTQGGELVARASALYLRRGAQPEGEFWSTSIDLPPLPEQPADFDDNVPMFIRPYGPDAESTGEGFPWQQCGPRYAWLREVRELVAGEALTPFVRTALAVDVTSSMGNFSSAGLAFINADYTLALSRLPVGPYIGMAALTHTSAEGVATCSACLYDPSGPIGTGLSTAIANFNFSPNGSG
- a CDS encoding alpha/beta hydrolase-fold protein: MVRIHTVVPGETLSALALRFYGDAERYRLIAAASGIPDPNVIQVGQRLLFPDYTRYPVAPGDTLSRLASRFYGQADLSRLIATASGLAPDAAINPGQQLIIPELRKYSVAPGDTLSALASRFYGDASFYPPIAGVNGIPDPGAINPGQTLVIFTGRGDGFGLRIVDRNENDPRLWYYRFQTAAIGWNPGVNVLLPDDYHTSGRTYPVLYMFHGGNDDFRSFDFMGIRDWTAGKPIIVVMPDGGHAGWYSNPVTSFVGPRNWETFHIAQLLPWIEANFRTYAEYDGRAVGGFSMGGFGALKYAAKYYGHFASVSAHSGPASLRRDFGLVVHWANITSAVLDLAGGTVYGAPLWDQARVSADNPVERIESYRNKRVFLVAGTSPDPINWFDSANETEVLAGQREFRGLLDHAGIPYEAHEVPGGHVFRPDMFFIDLDGIIARLRPAAVTNNPM
- a CDS encoding FKBP-type peptidyl-prolyl cis-trans isomerase — its product is MNYSRVPSSVALVACAATLTMALAACGSDTDTSAASSSTSTPSVAEVLTPSIAETATEASTCPTTAPQGEGTPEWTLSGATGSVAVTGSTDAAAPVVKVTGPFTVAETQVHTLKAGDGPVVGPSANVSVCYMGVNGRDGSVFDSSYQRGEPVDFPLNGVVPGFQKAISGQKVGSTVAVAMTSADGYPEGQPAAGIQPGDSLVFAIKILDAQG